The genomic DNA GGCATAAAGAGTTTGCAGCATAATCCATTCATTATCTTTAACAATTGGCGAAAGCTGATTGAGGTCACCAATCATTAGCATTTGTAAGCCTCCAAATGGCATATTGGTTTGCCTCACTTGTCGTAACACCTGATCGATGGCATCTAGCAAATCGGCACGACACATGCTTATTTCGTCTATCACCAGCAAATCGAGAGCGCGTATCAGTTTACGTTTAGTGCCGCTAATTTTAAACGACAAAAAATTATGTGAGCCAGGCGTAAAAGCACCAAAAGGCAATTGAAAAAACGAATGGATGGTTACACCACCTGCATTGATAGCTGCCACACCCGTAGGTGCCACTACGGCCATGCGCTTGCTGCATTCCTTTTTTAGTTTATGTAAAAAGGTAGTCTTGCCCGTGCCGGCACGGCCGGTTAAAAAGACGCTCTTGTTTGTATTAGTAACAAAGTCCCAGGCGAGTTCTAAATATCGGTTGGTTTCCAATTTCTGCTTTCAATAATGATAGGCAAATTACAACATATCCTTTTGCAAAATCAATTTTAAGATATTAACGAGGCTAAAATTGACAAGGTATTGAGTCTATTTGCCTGACTGATGCCAAACCTTTCGCACGAAATGTTTATTTCCGGCAACCACATCAATCAGGTAAATTCCATCTTCCAAGTTGCGCATATCAATACGTGCCCGGCCTTGCCCAACATCTGCGGTAGTTACCACTTGCATGATTGAATTATAAACCAATACTCTTGGTGTGGTTGCTACATCTTTAAAAAGCATGTTAAATATTCCATCGTTTACAGTAATAGTTAACAAATCTGATAGATCAGAATCAGGAATTGCTGTATTGGTTATAAGAACGGTATTACTTGCAACAACGCACCCATTGCTATCACTAATTAGACAATAGTAGCTTCCAGTTTGAGTAGGCTGGTAATTTTGCAGTGTGGCGTTAGGGATGGCATTAGGAATAAGATACCATTGATACGAATTGGCAGGAGAGCATGTAAGCCAACCATT from Bacteroidota bacterium includes the following:
- a CDS encoding PKD domain-containing protein — protein: MGVFEVVGGAPAIAFGSSDTSFCDKNAIDFYDFSTNNPTTWQWTFTGAVPSTSTMQNPTGIYYPTYGQFDVKLVACNANGCDSLTITAFITEYQLPTAPVITYNNGWLTCSPANSYQWYLIPNAIPNATLQNYQPTQTGSYYCLISDSNGCVVASNTVLITNTAIPDSDLSDLLTITVNDGIFNMLFKDVATTPRVLVYNSIMQVVTTADVGQGRARIDMRNLEDGIYLIDVVAGNKHFVRKVWHQSGK